The sequence below is a genomic window from Candidatus Poribacteria bacterium.
ACGAATGTGACAAAAATTTTGCATTCTGCCCAACGAAATTTTACTGTAAATTTGAAGAAAGAGAAAAGCATCGTTCAACGGTTGCACTTATGGCAACACCGATTCTGGGATCATGTTATTCGAGATGAATTGGATTTAGAGCAACATTTTGATTATATCCATTACAATCCAGTTAAGCATGGTTATGTTACAAAACCAGAGAAGTGGCAGTTTTCGAGTTATCAATATTGGTTGGAGGGTGGATACTACCCGAAGGGTTGGGGACACACAGAACCTCAAACAGTCACAGATTTGGATTTTGAGTAGGTCGATGCTTGCATCTGAACTGTAGGTCGAGATTCACATCTCAACGCCTTTGGATTTTGAATAGGTTGATGCTTGCATCTGAACTGTAGGTCGAGATTCATATCTCGACAGTCGAGTTTGGAAACTCGACCTACAAAATTGCAACTCTGCTCATCACACCTCCTCTAGCGTAAACCGCATCCCATTAAAACGCCGCCCCAACGCAGCTGCCCGACGCTTAACCCCTTCGAGGTCATCCCCCCTCAACGCACCGACGATACAATCCGCAACCTCCGGCACATCCGCCGTCGTCATACCACGCCGAGTCACCTCTTGAACGCCAATCCGTAAGCCGTGCTCCCCCAACTCCGCCGGAACACTCGCCCCACCGGCGATGATATTACACGCCTCAAGTTGGTCTGCCATCGCTTTGCTCTCACCAAATTCATCAACAATCGGTATCAATGTGTGCGATTCTGTGAAGCCAAGTTCCTGCCCGAGGAGACGGATCCCCCGCTGGTGTAACGCCTGCCCCAACGCCTTTGCATTACTGATGATTGCATCCGCATGCTCAGCACCACAAGCCAGCCACTCTAAGAATGTCCCCGCCAACGCCGGCAAACGACCGAGGTGATGGTTGCTCTCAAGCAGAGGGGCAACCGCAGGACCGATCTGTTCCGCAAGCGATCTATCGTTCGTCAAGATTATGCCCCCTTGCGGTCCAGCGAGGGTTTTATG
It includes:
- a CDS encoding transposase is translated as MNIRRYYVPNAIYFLTVVTYKRKPIFGNEMNMDIFVRTLKTVKDIHPFSMLAYAFLPDHFHLLIKPNISTNVTKILHSAQRNFTVNLKKEKSIVQRLHLWQHRFWDHVIRDELDLEQHFDYIHYNPVKHGYVTKPEKWQFSSYQYWLEGGYYPKGWGHTEPQTVTDLDFE